In Deinococcus sp. Marseille-Q6407, a genomic segment contains:
- a CDS encoding IS630 family transposase (programmed frameshift) has protein sequence MEWQPNQYSRAQLEERRLAATEWLQQGSHTHREIAAHFGVSVLTVTSWSARLRKKGSLQATVSSGRPARLTESQHDQLRTLLREGALQHGFPDETWTTKRVAELIGRHFEVWYHHDHVRKILRKLGFSPQMPDGRAAERNELRIASWREQVLPELEKKVAGGATIIYLDEVGFSLKGVRRRTWSPRGVTPLVTLRANWEKLSTIGAITSDGRFFQHTTSRAIRSGEVIRFFGHILRQVQGNIVVVLDNARIHHAKVTQAFVGSHERLSLIFLPPYAPELNPIELVWAYVKRNVLGNFCAHSIRALKKRLVTAWQRVRYIHLPRQLMDANLRRYQ, from the exons GTGGAATGGCAACCGAACCAATATTCTCGTGCCCAACTTGAGGAGCGGCGTCTGGCTGCTACCGAGTGGCTGCAGCAAGGCAGCCACACACACCGCGAAATTGCTGCTCACTTCGGCGTCTCCGTGCTCACGGTGACTTCTTGGAGTGCTCGGCTCAGAAAGAAGGGAAGCTTGCAAGCGACGGTCAGCTCTGGTCGTCCTGCTCGGCTGACTGAGTCTCAGCACGACCAGCTTCGCACCCTCCTGCGGGAGGGTGCTCTGCAGCATGGGTTTCCTGACGAAACTTGGACGACAAAACGCGTGGCAGAGCTGATCGGGCGGCACTTCGAGGTGTGGTACCACCATGATCACGTCCGTAAAATCCTACGAAAGTTGGGGTTCAGCCCACAGATGCCAGATGGGCGGGCTGCTGAGCGGAACGAACTTCGGATTGCATCCTGGCGGGAACAGGTGCTCCCGGAGTTGGAA AAAAAGGTCGCTGGGGGAGCCACAATCATCTATCTGGATGAGGTCGGATTCTCGTTGAAAGGCGTGCGAAGGCGAACGTGGTCACCCAGGGGCGTCACGCCCCTGGTCACGCTCAGAGCGAACTGGGAGAAGCTTTCGACGATTGGGGCGATCACTTCAGATGGACGATTCTTCCAGCACACAACATCCAGAGCGATCCGCAGTGGAGAAGTCATCCGATTCTTTGGGCACATCCTGCGCCAAGTTCAGGGGAACATCGTCGTGGTGCTGGACAATGCGAGAATTCATCACGCGAAAGTGACCCAGGCGTTCGTGGGTTCCCACGAACGCCTCTCTCTGATCTTTCTGCCTCCGTATGCTCCAGAGTTGAACCCGATCGAGTTGGTGTGGGCCTACGTCAAGCGCAATGTGTTGGGGAACTTTTGTGCCCACTCCATCAGAGCGCTGAAAAAGAGGCTTGTCACCGCCTGGCAGCGGGTCCGCTATATTCACCTGCCCCGTCAGCTTATGGACGCCAACTTACGCCGCTATCAATAA